The segment ATTTCACCCATGGCACTCCGCAGACGATGAATAAAGAGATCGAAGGCTAATTTTGCCCGTTCATTCTTCTCATCTATGGCGTGCAGAATTGTCCGCAGATCCGCCGACAGTCCAGAAACGCCTTTAAATCCCGATTCTTTGTTCAGCATCCGGTCGAGGCTATTGACATCAAAGCCATGATCGCGCATCAAATAGAAAATAATCGCCGGATCGATAGAACCACTGCGGGTTCCCATCATTAATCCTTCTAAAGGGGTAAATCCCATGGTGGTATTGATGCTAATGCCATCTTTGACCGCAGCTAAGGAGCAGCCATTGCCCAAATGACAGGTAATCATTTTCAATGACTCTAAAGGTTTTCCCATTAACTCAGCCGTGCGTAGGGCGCAATAGCGGTGACTGGTTCCATGGAAGCCATAGCGCCGTACCCCTTGCTCAAACCACTGATAGGGAATGGGGTATACCGCCGCTTCTTGGGGCATCTGGCTGTGAAAGGCGGTGTCAAATACCCCCACCTGGGGCACATGGGGTAAGACCTTTTCCACCGCTTCTATCCCCTGTAAATTGGCTGGATTGTGGGACGGTGCAAGGGGGATAAGTTGGGCAATGGTAGTTTTGACTTCTGGGGTGATGCGGGTGGCTTGGGAATATTCAGTTCCCCCATGCACCACCCGATGACCAACGGCATTAATCTCAGAGAGGCTCCCTAAAACTTGGGTTTCGCCACTGACTAGGGTTTGCAGGAGTTGAGAGATCGCTGCTTCTTTGGCATCGCTGGCTAAGTGGGTTTCCTGTTTCATCCCATTGGCTTTGACTTTCATTACCCCATAGTCGGCGGCTACAGTCCAGTCGATGGTGGCTTCCCAGAGGGGGTGGGGGGGATGGGCCGGCAAAGTCTCTCCGGCAATCTC is part of the Roseofilum capinflatum BLCC-M114 genome and harbors:
- a CDS encoding acetate kinase, giving the protein MKILVLNAGSSSQKSCLYEIAGETLPAHPPHPLWEATIDWTVAADYGVMKVKANGMKQETHLASDAKEAAISQLLQTLVSGETQVLGSLSEINAVGHRVVHGGTEYSQATRITPEVKTTIAQLIPLAPSHNPANLQGIEAVEKVLPHVPQVGVFDTAFHSQMPQEAAVYPIPYQWFEQGVRRYGFHGTSHRYCALRTAELMGKPLESLKMITCHLGNGCSLAAVKDGISINTTMGFTPLEGLMMGTRSGSIDPAIIFYLMRDHGFDVNSLDRMLNKESGFKGVSGLSADLRTILHAIDEKNERAKLAFDLFIHRLRSAMGEMLASLGGLDVLVFTAGVGENSVAVRQRACEGFEFLGLTLDLEKNAASVMDTDIATADAAVRVYVIHTEEDWAIASQTWECL